From Nerophis ophidion isolate RoL-2023_Sa linkage group LG15, RoL_Noph_v1.0, whole genome shotgun sequence, one genomic window encodes:
- the nsmaf gene encoding protein FAN isoform X2 — MPEPRFMYGSHYSSPGYVLFYLVRVAPEHMLCLQNGRFDHADRMFNSVGETWKNCLEGATDFKELIPEFYGDDPSFLRNQLNLDLGRRQNGSYVGDVSLPPWASDAKDFLEKHKMALESPYVSQHLHEWIDLVFGFKQKGGEAVTANNVFHPLTYEGGVDCDSIKDADQRVAMLTQILEFGQTPTQLFTTPHPQRITPRLQQNSPRSPSLTSPISDLTPGSLNEDSSFEDLTEESRKLAWSNMSRLKPACRHKIHKEAVTAIAVTRDGASIFTTSQDSTLKMFSKELKDFQRSMSFSNMALSSCLMLAEAQMVVCSSWDNNVYFYSIPYGRRQDTLMGHDDAVSEVCWSDNKLYTASWDSTVKVWQCDPHALCAHKRSHFQLLAELEHDSGVNTISLSPSGSLLVSGCKDGAVTIWDSNTYSTLQQVDCHLGNVHRVSFSPDGLHVLSVGADRCMKVTDVHTGMMMSSVSAEEELRCFCWDGNWVLCGGQSGDLLLWDLMSNQLTCRMAAHAGAVTAMWMNELSGTVVTGGEDRQVMYWNINT, encoded by the exons ATGCCCGAGCCTCGCTTCATGTATGGCAGCCATTACTCTTCTCCGGGCTACGTCCTCTTTTACCTGGTCAGAGTGG CTCCAGAACACATGTTGTGTCTGCAGAATGGCCGCTTCGACCACGCAGACCGCATGTTTAACAG TGTTGGTGAAACCTGGAAAAACTGCCTTGAGGGGGCAACAGACTTTAAAGAG CTGATTCCAGAGTTTTACGGGGACGACCCCAGCTTCTTGAGGAACCAACTGAATCTGGATCTGGGCCGGCGGCAGAACGGAAGCTACGTTGGCGATGTATCTCTGCCACCATGGGCCTCAG ACGCTAAAGATTTCCTTGAGAAGCACAAGATGGCGCTGGAGAGTCCGTATGTGTCCCAGCACCTCCACGAGTGGATCGACTTGGTGTTTGGTTTCAAGCAGAAAGGCGGCGAAGCCGTCACGGCCAATAACG TGTTTCATCCGCTGACCTACGAAGGCGGCGTGGACTGTGACAG CATCAAGGACGCCGACCAGCGCGTGGCCATGTTGACACAAATACTGGAGTTCGGCCAGACCCCCACACAACTCTTCACCACTCCTCATCCTCAGAGGATCACGCCGAGGTTGCAGCAGAACTCGCCCAGGAGCCCCAGCCTCACCTCGCCCATCAGCGACCTCACCCCAG GCTCTCTGAACGAGGACTCGTCCTTCGAGGACCTGACGGAGGAGAGCAGGAAGTTGGCCTGGTCCAACATGAGCCGCCTGAAGCCAGCCTGCCGCCACAAGATCCACAAGGA GGCGGTGACGGCCATCGCTGTGACCCGAGACGGAGCTTCCATTTTCACCACGTCACAAG ACTCAACACTTAAGATGTTCTCCAAAGAACTGAAGGACTTTCAGAGGAGCATGTCGTTCTCTAACATG GCCTTGTCGTCCTGCTTGATGCTGGCAGAAGCTCAAATGGTGGTTTGTTCCTCGTGGGACAACAACGT TTATTTCTACTCCATTCCGTACGGGAGGCGCCAGGACACGCTGATGGGACACGACGACGCCGTCAGTGAAGTGTGTTGGTCCGACAACAAGCTCTACACGGCGTCCTGGGATTCTACCGTCAAG GTGTGGCAGTGTGATCCCCACGCCTTGTGTGCTCACAAGAGGTCTCACTTTCAACTGCTGGCGGAGCTGGAACACGATTCTGGG GTGAACACCATCTCACTGAGTCCTTCCGGGTCCTTGTTGGTGTCAGGATGCAAAGACGGGGCTGTCACTATTTGGGACAGCAACACTTACAGCACACTGCAGCAGGTGGACTGTCACCTTGGCAACGTGCACCGTGTCTCTTTCAGCCCTG acggGCTGCATGTGCTGAGTGTGGGAGCAGACAGATGCATGAAGGTGACAGATGTGCACACAGGAATGATGATGTCATCTGTCAGCGCAGAGGAGGAGTTAAG GTGTTTCTGCTGGGATGGCAACTGGGTGCTGTGTGGTGGTCAGTCAGGTGACCTCCTGCTGTGGGACTTGATGAGCAACCAGCTCACCTGCAGGATGGCAGCACATGCAG gtGCAGTGACGGCCATGTGGATGAATGAGTTGAGTGGCACGGTGGTGACAGGTGGAGAGGACAGACAAGTCATGTACTGGAACATCAACACTTGA
- the nsmaf gene encoding protein FAN isoform X3: MAAITLLRATSSFTWSEWNGRFDHADRMFNSVGETWKNCLEGATDFKELIPEFYGDDPSFLRNQLNLDLGRRQNGSYVGDVSLPPWASDAKDFLEKHKMALESPYVSQHLHEWIDLVFGFKQKGGEAVTANNVFHPLTYEGGVDCDSIKDADQRVAMLTQILEFGQTPTQLFTTPHPQRITPRLQQNSPRSPSLTSPISDLTPGSLNEDSSFEDLTEESRKLAWSNMSRLKPACRHKIHKEAVTAIAVTRDGASIFTTSQDSTLKMFSKELKDFQRSMSFSNMALSSCLMLAEAQMVVCSSWDNNVYFYSIPYGRRQDTLMGHDDAVSEVCWSDNKLYTASWDSTVKVWQCDPHALCAHKRSHFQLLAELEHDSGVNTISLSPSGSLLVSGCKDGAVTIWDSNTYSTLQQVDCHLGNVHRVSFSPDGLHVLSVGADRCMKVTDVHTGMMMSSVSAEEELRCFCWDGNWVLCGGQSGDLLLWDLMSNQLTCRMAAHAGAVTAMWMNELSGTVVTGGEDRQVMYWNINT, encoded by the exons ATGGCAGCCATTACTCTTCTCCGGGCTACGTCCTCTTTTACCTGGTCAGAGTGG AATGGCCGCTTCGACCACGCAGACCGCATGTTTAACAG TGTTGGTGAAACCTGGAAAAACTGCCTTGAGGGGGCAACAGACTTTAAAGAG CTGATTCCAGAGTTTTACGGGGACGACCCCAGCTTCTTGAGGAACCAACTGAATCTGGATCTGGGCCGGCGGCAGAACGGAAGCTACGTTGGCGATGTATCTCTGCCACCATGGGCCTCAG ACGCTAAAGATTTCCTTGAGAAGCACAAGATGGCGCTGGAGAGTCCGTATGTGTCCCAGCACCTCCACGAGTGGATCGACTTGGTGTTTGGTTTCAAGCAGAAAGGCGGCGAAGCCGTCACGGCCAATAACG TGTTTCATCCGCTGACCTACGAAGGCGGCGTGGACTGTGACAG CATCAAGGACGCCGACCAGCGCGTGGCCATGTTGACACAAATACTGGAGTTCGGCCAGACCCCCACACAACTCTTCACCACTCCTCATCCTCAGAGGATCACGCCGAGGTTGCAGCAGAACTCGCCCAGGAGCCCCAGCCTCACCTCGCCCATCAGCGACCTCACCCCAG GCTCTCTGAACGAGGACTCGTCCTTCGAGGACCTGACGGAGGAGAGCAGGAAGTTGGCCTGGTCCAACATGAGCCGCCTGAAGCCAGCCTGCCGCCACAAGATCCACAAGGA GGCGGTGACGGCCATCGCTGTGACCCGAGACGGAGCTTCCATTTTCACCACGTCACAAG ACTCAACACTTAAGATGTTCTCCAAAGAACTGAAGGACTTTCAGAGGAGCATGTCGTTCTCTAACATG GCCTTGTCGTCCTGCTTGATGCTGGCAGAAGCTCAAATGGTGGTTTGTTCCTCGTGGGACAACAACGT TTATTTCTACTCCATTCCGTACGGGAGGCGCCAGGACACGCTGATGGGACACGACGACGCCGTCAGTGAAGTGTGTTGGTCCGACAACAAGCTCTACACGGCGTCCTGGGATTCTACCGTCAAG GTGTGGCAGTGTGATCCCCACGCCTTGTGTGCTCACAAGAGGTCTCACTTTCAACTGCTGGCGGAGCTGGAACACGATTCTGGG GTGAACACCATCTCACTGAGTCCTTCCGGGTCCTTGTTGGTGTCAGGATGCAAAGACGGGGCTGTCACTATTTGGGACAGCAACACTTACAGCACACTGCAGCAGGTGGACTGTCACCTTGGCAACGTGCACCGTGTCTCTTTCAGCCCTG acggGCTGCATGTGCTGAGTGTGGGAGCAGACAGATGCATGAAGGTGACAGATGTGCACACAGGAATGATGATGTCATCTGTCAGCGCAGAGGAGGAGTTAAG GTGTTTCTGCTGGGATGGCAACTGGGTGCTGTGTGGTGGTCAGTCAGGTGACCTCCTGCTGTGGGACTTGATGAGCAACCAGCTCACCTGCAGGATGGCAGCACATGCAG gtGCAGTGACGGCCATGTGGATGAATGAGTTGAGTGGCACGGTGGTGACAGGTGGAGAGGACAGACAAGTCATGTACTGGAACATCAACACTTGA
- the nsmaf gene encoding protein FAN isoform X4 encodes MFSKELKDFQRSMSFSNMALSSCLMLAEAQMVVCSSWDNNVYFYSIPYGRRQDTLMGHDDAVSEVCWSDNKLYTASWDSTVKVWQCDPHALCAHKRSHFQLLAELEHDSGVNTISLSPSGSLLVSGCKDGAVTIWDSNTYSTLQQVDCHLGNVHRVSFSPDGLHVLSVGADRCMKVTDVHTGMMMSSVSAEEELRCFCWDGNWVLCGGQSGDLLLWDLMSNQLTCRMAAHAGAVTAMWMNELSGTVVTGGEDRQVMYWNINT; translated from the exons ATGTTCTCCAAAGAACTGAAGGACTTTCAGAGGAGCATGTCGTTCTCTAACATG GCCTTGTCGTCCTGCTTGATGCTGGCAGAAGCTCAAATGGTGGTTTGTTCCTCGTGGGACAACAACGT TTATTTCTACTCCATTCCGTACGGGAGGCGCCAGGACACGCTGATGGGACACGACGACGCCGTCAGTGAAGTGTGTTGGTCCGACAACAAGCTCTACACGGCGTCCTGGGATTCTACCGTCAAG GTGTGGCAGTGTGATCCCCACGCCTTGTGTGCTCACAAGAGGTCTCACTTTCAACTGCTGGCGGAGCTGGAACACGATTCTGGG GTGAACACCATCTCACTGAGTCCTTCCGGGTCCTTGTTGGTGTCAGGATGCAAAGACGGGGCTGTCACTATTTGGGACAGCAACACTTACAGCACACTGCAGCAGGTGGACTGTCACCTTGGCAACGTGCACCGTGTCTCTTTCAGCCCTG acggGCTGCATGTGCTGAGTGTGGGAGCAGACAGATGCATGAAGGTGACAGATGTGCACACAGGAATGATGATGTCATCTGTCAGCGCAGAGGAGGAGTTAAG GTGTTTCTGCTGGGATGGCAACTGGGTGCTGTGTGGTGGTCAGTCAGGTGACCTCCTGCTGTGGGACTTGATGAGCAACCAGCTCACCTGCAGGATGGCAGCACATGCAG gtGCAGTGACGGCCATGTGGATGAATGAGTTGAGTGGCACGGTGGTGACAGGTGGAGAGGACAGACAAGTCATGTACTGGAACATCAACACTTGA